One part of the Nostoc sp. PCC 7120 = FACHB-418 genome encodes these proteins:
- a CDS encoding iron-siderophore ABC transporter substrate-binding protein, producing the protein MTFAKFVWVVKTVFSSNYKFLPFFLTIVAVVAIAACNNTSQLEQRETSATALSPIETKTISHALGKVKIPLKPQRVVVLEENIILDSVLALGVKPVGVMYCQDCEENFRGIPSDLLADVPVVGNIGNQPSLEKILSLKPDLILGLTWLKSSYKILSSIAPTVLIDFPSMYDFKERLRYVAQVLGKSDRAEELLTQYQNRIQTLRQQLGKQLETKTISVIYLAGSADIFYSYRPDFLAYGQILSDAGLRLIQQNQKQRELTLSIEVLPKYDADILFIMTEHLTRDFKEANPEVLSFLQKPIWSNLKAVKTKQIYRVNWTVGGAMGANRIIDDLYKYLVKTP; encoded by the coding sequence TTGACTTTTGCTAAGTTTGTTTGGGTTGTCAAGACTGTTTTTTCGAGTAATTACAAGTTTTTACCATTCTTTCTGACCATAGTTGCTGTTGTTGCGATCGCAGCCTGTAACAACACATCGCAGCTAGAACAAAGGGAAACAAGTGCAACTGCTCTAAGTCCAATAGAAACAAAAACTATTAGCCATGCTTTAGGTAAAGTTAAAATTCCACTTAAACCGCAGCGAGTTGTTGTATTAGAAGAAAATATAATTCTCGATTCTGTACTGGCTCTGGGTGTAAAGCCAGTTGGTGTCATGTATTGTCAGGACTGTGAGGAAAATTTTCGAGGTATCCCCAGCGACTTACTTGCTGATGTTCCAGTGGTGGGCAATATTGGAAATCAACCTTCCCTAGAGAAAATTCTTAGTTTAAAACCCGATTTAATTTTGGGGTTAACATGGCTCAAGAGTTCTTATAAAATCCTTTCCAGTATCGCGCCAACCGTACTGATCGATTTTCCGAGTATGTATGATTTTAAAGAAAGACTACGATATGTAGCCCAGGTGTTGGGAAAGAGCGATCGCGCAGAGGAACTTCTGACTCAGTACCAAAATCGTATCCAAACATTGCGGCAGCAATTAGGAAAGCAACTAGAAACAAAAACAATATCTGTGATTTATCTTGCAGGTTCGGCGGATATTTTTTATAGCTACAGACCGGACTTTCTAGCTTATGGTCAAATTCTTAGCGACGCAGGTTTACGACTAATCCAACAAAATCAAAAACAACGCGAGTTAACTTTAAGTATTGAAGTTTTACCCAAATACGATGCGGATATTTTATTTATTATGACAGAACACTTGACTAGAGATTTTAAAGAAGCAAATCCTGAAGTTTTATCTTTCTTACAAAAGCCTATTTGGTCAAATCTTAAAGCTGTTAAAACTAAACAGATATATAGGGTAAATTGGACTGTCGGGGGAGCTATGGGAGCTAACAGAATAATTGATGACCTCTATAAATATTTAGTCAAAACACCTTAA
- a CDS encoding TonB-dependent siderophore receptor, producing MRLIKSLSGLMFTASVFILTTQSVLAETDGGNSVDIGDKSKSVSSIPQLSEVKPPQTNAALLLTQNPDAEEIVEVTGVRINQTEKGVEVILETAKGDALKPVQKNEGNKLIIDIPNSQLRYEGGDTFRQEKPFAGIAEVLVVNQDNNTIQVTVTGETGLPIVELFDGDEGLIFGVTPATTTAQQPQTPQAQEKPAIEIPQEEPAAQQDEPIELVVTGQQNGYRVQDATTATKTDTPLRDIPQSIQVVPREVLEDRNVRSLAEAVETVSGVVDGADYNGSPAQDFIIRGFEQGGSFRNGYRDVNSYGLTGVGTIERVEVLKGPASVLFGAVEPGGIINVVTKQPLSEPYYQLGFEVGNRAFYQPSIDFSGPLNADKTLLYRFNASYQSSDGFQDFVNTNLTTIAPTIAWKLGDRTDLTLYYEYINFKGTFEQYTSILSDNTFLPRSFYQAYPNNAYVDNTTQKLGYTLSHKFSDNWQIRNNFSVVTSKNAEEYTLATGVVNDQSLRQFAQDREFTQDNYFGQIDLLGKFNTGSISHQILIGFDFNHNIDTFARVVQRNVPNLDIFNPNYNIPSFDYGPRSSSTERFQTYGIYLQDQITFLDNLKLLIGGRFDWISGENTDNVTGDTTQNPDSSAFSPRIGLVYQPSKSVSLYTSYSQSFVPETGVNPDGEIFEPTRGTQYEAGIKADFLEGRLSATLAAYQITKSNILTPDPDPERAALDYLIQVGEQRSRGIELDVAGEILPGWKAIASYAYTNAEVTEDNDIPVGNRLVSVPKNQASLWTTYEFQNSDLKGLGFGLGLFYVGTRSGDSANSFEIPDYLRTDAAIYYRRDGFKAGINIRNLFDTDYIRTSDDGRTFLRRGAPFTIIGSISWEF from the coding sequence ATGAGATTAATAAAATCGCTTTCCGGGCTGATGTTTACAGCCTCAGTTTTTATACTCACAACACAGTCAGTTCTGGCTGAAACCGATGGAGGAAATTCGGTTGATATTGGAGATAAAAGCAAATCTGTATCAAGTATTCCCCAGTTGAGTGAGGTAAAACCTCCCCAGACTAATGCCGCACTGTTGTTAACTCAGAACCCTGATGCAGAGGAAATAGTAGAAGTTACAGGGGTACGTATCAACCAAACTGAAAAAGGTGTTGAGGTCATTTTAGAAACTGCTAAAGGTGATGCTCTCAAACCTGTTCAGAAGAATGAAGGCAATAAATTAATTATTGATATTCCCAATTCGCAATTGCGTTACGAGGGTGGCGATACATTTCGTCAAGAAAAACCATTTGCCGGAATTGCGGAAGTTTTGGTAGTTAATCAAGATAATAATACTATCCAGGTGACGGTGACGGGGGAAACAGGACTGCCGATAGTTGAGTTATTTGATGGGGATGAAGGACTGATTTTTGGCGTAACACCTGCTACAACTACGGCGCAACAACCACAAACGCCACAAGCTCAAGAAAAGCCAGCAATTGAAATACCCCAAGAAGAACCAGCAGCACAGCAGGATGAACCGATTGAGTTAGTGGTAACGGGACAACAGAATGGGTATCGTGTACAGGATGCGACGACTGCAACAAAGACAGATACACCTTTGCGCGATATTCCCCAATCTATTCAGGTAGTGCCGCGAGAAGTGCTGGAAGATCGCAACGTGAGAAGTCTAGCTGAGGCTGTGGAAACGGTTAGTGGCGTAGTTGACGGTGCTGACTACAACGGTTCGCCTGCACAAGACTTCATTATTAGAGGATTTGAACAGGGTGGAAGTTTCCGAAATGGCTATCGAGATGTAAATTCTTATGGCTTGACAGGAGTAGGGACGATTGAGCGAGTGGAAGTCCTTAAAGGGCCAGCCTCGGTTTTGTTTGGGGCTGTAGAACCTGGTGGAATAATCAACGTCGTCACCAAACAACCCTTGAGTGAACCCTATTATCAGCTGGGATTTGAGGTGGGGAACAGGGCATTTTATCAGCCTAGTATTGATTTCTCTGGCCCTTTAAACGCCGATAAAACTTTGCTTTATCGCTTCAACGCTAGCTATCAAAGTTCAGATGGTTTTCAAGATTTTGTCAACACAAATCTGACTACAATCGCACCAACAATCGCTTGGAAATTGGGTGATAGAACAGACCTGACTCTATATTATGAGTATATTAACTTCAAAGGAACTTTTGAGCAGTATACCTCTATTCTTAGCGATAATACGTTTCTGCCTCGAAGTTTCTATCAGGCATATCCTAACAATGCTTACGTAGATAATACTACCCAAAAGTTGGGTTACACATTGAGTCACAAGTTTAGTGATAACTGGCAGATTCGTAATAACTTTTCTGTGGTTACTAGTAAAAACGCTGAAGAATATACTTTAGCCACAGGGGTAGTGAACGATCAGTCCTTACGGCAATTTGCTCAAGATCGTGAATTTACGCAAGATAACTATTTTGGACAGATCGATTTGCTAGGAAAGTTTAATACGGGATCGATTTCACACCAAATATTGATAGGTTTTGATTTCAATCATAATATTGATACTTTTGCAAGGGTAGTTCAAAGGAATGTTCCTAATCTAGATATTTTCAATCCCAACTATAATATTCCCAGCTTCGACTATGGCCCACGTTCTAGTTCTACCGAACGTTTTCAAACCTACGGGATTTACCTTCAGGATCAGATTACCTTTCTAGATAATCTGAAATTATTAATCGGTGGACGCTTCGATTGGATTTCCGGCGAGAATACAGACAACGTGACAGGGGATACTACACAAAACCCTGATAGTAGTGCTTTCAGCCCCCGAATCGGGTTAGTGTATCAGCCTAGCAAATCTGTTTCTCTCTACACCAGCTACAGCCAATCTTTCGTCCCTGAAACGGGAGTCAACCCTGATGGTGAAATATTTGAGCCGACAAGAGGAACACAATATGAAGCAGGTATTAAAGCTGACTTTCTAGAGGGTAGGCTTTCGGCAACACTGGCAGCCTATCAAATCACCAAGTCTAATATTCTCACCCCCGATCCTGATCCTGAAAGAGCTGCGCTTGATTATTTAATTCAGGTAGGAGAGCAAAGAAGTCGAGGGATTGAGTTAGATGTTGCGGGGGAGATTTTACCTGGCTGGAAGGCGATCGCTTCCTATGCTTACACTAATGCAGAAGTAACTGAAGATAACGATATTCCTGTAGGCAATCGATTGGTAAGTGTGCCAAAAAACCAAGCTAGTCTCTGGACAACCTATGAGTTTCAAAATAGCGATTTGAAGGGTTTGGGATTTGGTTTGGGGCTGTTTTATGTGGGTACGCGATCGGGAGATTCCGCTAACTCCTTTGAAATACCCGATTACTTGCGTACTGATGCGGCAATTTACTATCGTAGAGATGGTTTTAAAGCTGGTATCAATATCCGTAATCTATTTGATACCGACTATATTAGAACCTCTGACGATGGCAGAACATTCCTGCGAAGAGGTGCGCCTTTTACAATTATCGGCTCTATTAGCTGGGAATTTTAA
- a CDS encoding helix-turn-helix transcriptional regulator, producing the protein MTKIITSTDWEEIWTKSEQNGQLSSQLKSFETIHQGKIIDICHTYECWTELRSGLFIKIHEKEFINDLIWIRDIPDESLFGLSFFLSGKVRIERHGLTDKTDEIVGRYYSECNCDIKETEWWKAGEKFSRIYLKIEPQQFFQSFGEEELEQIPIFLRQAVMNGKVQPYYQQGEITQQMWQVLCNILKCPYQGLMKRMYLESQAMELMTLYFQQFQEQERSNHSFPGKNLRDVERIYQAKEILLGNLENPPSLIELAQQVGINEFKLKCGFRQVFGTSAFKYLHNYRLEKAKQLLALGEMKVEEVAFRVGFDSRSYFALAFRKKFGLNPKQYFQQQQKSL; encoded by the coding sequence ATGACAAAAATTATTACAAGTACAGACTGGGAAGAAATATGGACAAAAAGTGAACAAAATGGTCAACTTTCTAGTCAATTAAAGAGTTTTGAAACTATCCATCAAGGGAAAATTATAGATATCTGTCATACCTATGAATGCTGGACAGAATTACGTAGCGGATTATTTATTAAGATACATGAAAAAGAGTTTATTAATGATCTGATATGGATCAGAGATATTCCTGATGAATCTCTCTTTGGGTTGAGTTTTTTTCTTTCAGGAAAAGTGAGGATTGAACGCCACGGTTTAACTGACAAGACAGACGAAATCGTAGGCAGATATTATTCAGAATGTAACTGCGATATCAAAGAAACTGAATGGTGGAAAGCCGGAGAAAAGTTTTCACGAATTTATCTGAAAATCGAACCACAGCAATTCTTTCAAAGTTTTGGCGAAGAAGAATTAGAACAGATACCCATTTTCCTGCGCCAAGCAGTGATGAATGGTAAAGTACAGCCTTACTACCAGCAAGGGGAAATTACACAGCAAATGTGGCAGGTGTTATGTAATATCCTCAAGTGTCCCTATCAAGGCTTGATGAAGCGAATGTATTTAGAAAGTCAAGCAATGGAATTGATGACGCTTTATTTCCAACAATTTCAGGAGCAGGAGAGATCTAATCATAGCTTTCCCGGCAAGAATTTGAGAGATGTTGAAAGAATATACCAAGCCAAGGAAATTTTGTTAGGTAATCTAGAAAATCCACCTAGCCTGATAGAGTTAGCACAACAAGTAGGGATAAATGAATTTAAATTGAAGTGTGGGTTTCGTCAAGTTTTCGGGACATCTGCGTTCAAATATTTGCACAACTATCGTCTAGAAAAAGCAAAACAACTCTTAGCATTAGGAGAAATGAAAGTTGAAGAAGTGGCATTTAGAGTAGGTTTTGACAGTCGCAGTTACTTTGCTTTAGCTTTCCGCAAAAAATTTGGTTTGAATCCCAAACAATACTTTCAACAGCAACAAAAATCCCTCTAG
- a CDS encoding PIN domain-containing protein, with protein MVVGLDQDLKNAAIKLRKQYRLKLPDAIICATALIYDAVLLSNDLQLANVTEISVDTVQIQ; from the coding sequence ATAGTAGTTGGTCTAGATCAAGATTTGAAGAATGCTGCAATCAAACTGCGTAAGCAGTATCGACTGAAATTACCAGATGCGATCATTTGTGCCACTGCCCTAATTTATGATGCAGTTTTGTTAAGTAATGATTTACAACTGGCAAATGTCACAGAAATTAGCGTTGATACTGTTCAAATTCAATAG
- a CDS encoding transposase: protein MTFILNDSDWDKIRLQASNLDWQDSVCSTFEDVAEITKYIDRDFYFSEVELSPGIWLMLTDCTHHHDLIVKTPVHDHTIQISICLSGFIDSEEVHPVLGGTRGYFSGSGISPAYNCKYQGKVRFTCVNGRCCVNRQNGKFYLSPMFSRCLISQPIEQVSGDGGYDTKGCYDTISQRGAKAIIPPLSNAKMQQPHPHSQPHPRDENLRRVNQVGRKQWKQESGYHRRSLSETAIFRLKTINGCKLRRRFFDNQAVELFLQCAALNRMIQLGKPDSYKVEY, encoded by the coding sequence ATGACATTTATCCTCAATGACTCGGACTGGGATAAGATACGTTTACAGGCTAGCAATCTTGACTGGCAAGATTCTGTATGTAGTACATTTGAGGATGTTGCCGAGATCACAAAATATATTGATCGGGATTTTTACTTCTCCGAGGTGGAACTATCGCCGGGAATATGGTTGATGTTGACAGATTGCACCCATCACCATGATTTGATAGTAAAGACACCCGTCCACGACCATACAATTCAAATTAGTATTTGTTTGTCGGGTTTTATAGATTCTGAGGAAGTGCATCCCGTTTTAGGTGGGACACGCGGGTATTTTTCTGGGAGTGGAATTTCACCAGCCTACAACTGCAAGTATCAAGGGAAGGTGCGGTTTACCTGTGTAAATGGGCGTTGTTGCGTGAATAGGCAAAATGGTAAATTTTACCTATCGCCAATGTTTTCTCGCTGCCTGATTTCACAGCCGATAGAGCAAGTGTCTGGAGATGGTGGCTATGACACAAAAGGTTGTTACGACACCATTTCACAACGCGGGGCAAAAGCGATAATTCCACCACTTAGCAACGCAAAAATGCAACAACCACATCCTCATTCCCAACCCCATCCCAGAGATGAAAATCTGCGAAGGGTGAACCAAGTCGGGCGTAAGCAATGGAAACAAGAGAGTGGATATCATCGCCGTTCTTTATCTGAAACTGCCATCTTTCGGCTCAAAACCATCAATGGTTGCAAGTTGAGACGACGCTTTTTTGATAACCAGGCTGTCGAGTTATTTCTGCAATGCGCTGCGCTTAACCGCATGATCCAGTTAGGTAAGCCCGACTCTTACAAAGTTGAATACTAA
- a CDS encoding TonB-dependent hemoglobin/transferrin/lactoferrin family receptor, whose amino-acid sequence MNIFVINLIYVTAVFAAEEQDSEAIPNIRELEFTHRSADWLTQKPDTIPVNLDGKNPKCPDGYEVIENREDEKQPEVCKRKRDTNQEENEEADIEITVTGTRTPRSLDESPGTITVIDAEDIDNQLIQNLDDLIRYEPGVSTSGDARRYGFQDFNIRGIDGNRVLLQVDGVRLPDSFDFGSTQLGRNYIDTETLRRVEIIRGSASTLYGSDAIGGVVTFITKDPSDYLNESGDDGYFSNKFVYDSANRGIGNTTTIAGRLGDVEGLLIYTRRDGYEPQINSDRAPNPQTTDANSWLTKLVFNLGDFDQLKLTGEFINRTTDTNVLTSRGINFGVRTDSLTATDEIKRNRYNLSYEHNNPDSNLFFQVLRSQIYYQEATSTEESNELRRATAPITTGAVNRRRFRSSIYQQNTFGGDIQLESNFQTGDINHRLVYGAELSNTKTSRLRDGFQENIAAPGIIGERTNRVGPDAFPVKDIADTDNTRFGVYLQNEITWGNLTIIPGIRYDSYSLNPNPDDIYRANSRNFPTSNFSDSAISPRLGLVYSFTSEVTGFAQYSRGFRAPTGEDINPGFTNPGQYTVIPNPDLKAETSNNFELGLRGSFPSGKFSISGFYNNYNNFIDTFGRVIPTPGLIVGSFQTVNRGEVRIYGVEAKGELKLGSGFSLLASSSYTVGDDLEENQPLVSVDPFRLVTGLRYRAPQNRWGTELIGSYAASPRLPKTEEIPNPFVPDSYFTLDLIGYYNLSDNATLNIGVFNLLNEKYWRRGDVRGLSANDGNLDLFVQPGISLVAGLTVRF is encoded by the coding sequence TTGAATATTTTCGTAATAAATCTTATTTATGTAACTGCGGTATTCGCTGCTGAAGAGCAAGATTCAGAAGCAATACCAAATATTCGTGAACTTGAATTTACCCATAGAAGTGCTGATTGGCTCACCCAAAAACCAGATACTATTCCTGTGAATTTAGATGGGAAGAATCCCAAATGTCCTGATGGTTATGAGGTGATAGAAAATCGAGAGGATGAAAAACAACCGGAAGTTTGCAAACGCAAGCGAGATACAAATCAGGAAGAGAACGAAGAAGCAGATATTGAGATTACGGTGACGGGAACTAGAACACCGCGATCGCTTGATGAATCCCCAGGAACAATTACAGTTATTGATGCAGAAGATATTGATAATCAACTTATTCAGAATTTAGATGATTTAATCCGCTATGAACCGGGGGTATCGACGAGTGGAGATGCGAGACGTTATGGTTTCCAAGACTTCAATATCCGGGGGATTGATGGGAATCGGGTTTTGCTACAAGTCGATGGGGTGCGTTTACCGGATTCCTTTGATTTTGGTAGCACCCAACTAGGAAGAAATTACATCGATACAGAAACCCTGCGACGGGTAGAAATTATTCGCGGTTCTGCCTCTACTTTGTACGGTAGTGATGCGATTGGTGGTGTCGTCACCTTCATTACCAAAGATCCCAGCGATTATTTGAACGAATCGGGAGACGATGGGTATTTTAGCAATAAATTTGTCTACGATAGTGCCAATCGGGGAATTGGTAACACAACTACAATTGCAGGTAGATTGGGTGATGTGGAGGGATTGTTAATTTACACCAGACGGGATGGATACGAACCACAAATAAATAGCGATCGCGCTCCCAATCCCCAAACTACCGATGCAAATAGTTGGTTGACAAAATTAGTATTTAATTTGGGTGATTTTGATCAACTCAAATTAACTGGAGAGTTTATTAATCGCACCACAGACACCAATGTTTTAACCTCCCGTGGGATTAACTTTGGTGTCCGTACAGATAGCTTAACAGCAACGGATGAAATTAAGCGTAATCGATATAATTTAAGCTACGAACATAACAATCCCGATAGCAATTTATTCTTCCAAGTTTTACGCAGCCAAATTTATTATCAAGAAGCAACCAGCACCGAAGAATCAAACGAATTACGTCGCGCAACTGCACCAATTACAACGGGAGCAGTTAACCGTCGTCGCTTTCGTAGTTCGATTTATCAACAAAATACCTTTGGTGGAGATATTCAGCTAGAAAGTAATTTTCAAACTGGAGATATTAACCATAGACTAGTTTATGGTGCCGAACTTTCCAATACCAAAACATCCCGACTGCGCGATGGTTTTCAAGAAAATATTGCTGCACCTGGAATTATCGGCGAAAGAACCAATCGAGTGGGCCCTGATGCGTTTCCTGTCAAAGATATTGCCGACACAGATAATACGAGGTTTGGTGTTTATTTACAAAATGAAATTACCTGGGGAAATCTAACAATTATTCCTGGTATTCGTTACGATTCATATAGTTTGAATCCCAACCCAGACGATATCTATCGCGCGAACTCGCGTAATTTTCCTACATCTAATTTTTCCGATTCTGCCATTTCACCGAGGCTGGGATTGGTTTATAGCTTCACATCAGAAGTGACTGGATTTGCTCAATATTCTCGTGGATTTCGCGCACCAACAGGCGAAGATATTAACCCCGGTTTTACCAATCCTGGTCAATATACAGTCATTCCCAATCCCGATTTAAAAGCCGAAACCAGTAATAATTTTGAATTAGGATTACGCGGTTCATTTCCCTCTGGAAAATTTAGTATTAGCGGTTTTTACAACAACTATAATAACTTTATTGACACCTTTGGACGAGTCATTCCTACCCCTGGATTAATAGTTGGTTCTTTCCAAACAGTGAATCGCGGTGAAGTGAGAATTTATGGAGTAGAAGCCAAGGGAGAATTAAAATTAGGTTCGGGATTTAGCTTACTAGCAAGTTCTAGTTACACTGTCGGAGACGACTTAGAAGAAAATCAACCCCTCGTATCCGTCGATCCCTTCCGCTTAGTGACAGGATTAAGATATCGCGCACCCCAAAATCGCTGGGGAACTGAATTAATCGGTAGTTACGCAGCAAGTCCCAGACTTCCTAAAACTGAAGAAATACCAAATCCCTTTGTCCCTGATAGTTATTTCACATTAGACTTAATTGGGTATTACAATTTGAGCGACAATGCAACGTTAAATATTGGGGTTTTCAATCTTCTCAATGAAAAATATTGGCGACGTGGTGACGTGCGAGGATTGAGTGCAAATGATGGGAATTTAGATTTATTTGTGCAACCAGGTATTAGTTTAGTTGCAGGTTTAACAGTGAGATTTTAA
- a CDS encoding class I SAM-dependent methyltransferase has translation MNTQKESTTKLVGVPETLMITLYGRYVEQEFSDCILEDKKAVEIVGKVDYDFSKYSSSWSSQLGVVIRAKNIDEILRQFLITHPQATVINLGGGLCTRFFRVDNGEMNWYEIDFPEVIDLKRKLISESDRYHLIGSSILESSWISQITPATNQPLFIIMEGVSMYLSEEENQSVFRKIKTMLAPKFISVEMVFDVLDKKGVANTKKHETVSKTDADFKWGLDNFHEIEAWDLSIQLKKEICYLPQFVNYPHRLKPFWLKYISFMLVPLFKNRCRILHINLTPGSPLS, from the coding sequence ATGAACACACAAAAAGAATCGACAACAAAACTTGTGGGTGTACCTGAAACATTAATGATTACCCTCTACGGACGTTATGTCGAGCAGGAATTTTCTGACTGTATTCTGGAAGATAAAAAGGCAGTAGAAATTGTCGGAAAAGTTGATTATGACTTCTCTAAATATTCTAGTTCCTGGTCATCTCAACTAGGTGTTGTCATCCGAGCCAAAAATATCGATGAAATATTAAGACAATTTTTGATCACCCATCCACAAGCTACAGTTATTAACTTGGGAGGGGGACTGTGTACAAGATTTTTCCGAGTTGACAATGGGGAGATGAACTGGTACGAAATAGATTTCCCCGAAGTTATCGACCTGAAAAGAAAACTGATCTCTGAAAGCGATCGCTATCATTTAATTGGTAGTTCTATTCTCGAATCTAGTTGGATATCCCAAATCACACCAGCAACAAATCAGCCTCTATTTATCATCATGGAAGGCGTATCAATGTATTTAAGCGAGGAGGAAAACCAAAGTGTATTTCGAAAAATTAAAACAATGCTAGCTCCTAAATTTATTTCTGTAGAAATGGTATTTGATGTGCTAGATAAAAAAGGAGTAGCTAATACTAAAAAACACGAAACTGTATCCAAAACCGATGCGGATTTTAAATGGGGACTAGATAATTTCCATGAAATAGAAGCATGGGATTTATCCATTCAACTCAAAAAAGAAATTTGTTATCTACCCCAATTCGTCAACTATCCCCATCGCCTGAAACCGTTTTGGTTGAAATACATTTCATTTATGCTAGTACCCTTATTTAAAAATAGATGCCGCATTCTTCATATCAATCTGACACCCGGATCGCCACTTTCATAA
- a CDS encoding DUF1636 domain-containing protein gives MPKYNLFVCKSCHPSSQERPENPPFDGEILLEKLNYLCSEESSLHEIEIKPVECLWACNHGCVVAASHPDKPSYLFVNLTPEESAASLLEFMQLYVKSRKGNVAWKQLPEVLQAAIFAQIPPGER, from the coding sequence ATGCCAAAATATAACCTATTTGTCTGTAAATCTTGTCACCCTTCTTCTCAAGAAAGACCAGAAAATCCTCCTTTTGATGGTGAAATTTTACTTGAAAAATTAAATTATTTATGTAGTGAAGAATCGTCACTTCATGAAATAGAAATTAAACCCGTTGAATGTTTGTGGGCTTGTAATCATGGTTGCGTTGTAGCTGCTTCACACCCAGACAAACCCAGCTATCTTTTCGTCAATTTGACTCCAGAAGAAAGCGCAGCATCTTTACTAGAATTTATGCAATTGTATGTCAAGAGTCGTAAAGGTAACGTAGCTTGGAAACAATTACCTGAAGTGCTACAAGCTGCAATTTTCGCGCAAATTCCGCCTGGGGAAAGGTAG
- a CDS encoding iron-siderophore ABC transporter substrate-binding protein, translating to MKIISRRFVVLFLLGILIFTAIWVSSKSFTYEATNSISPQQNAKCRVVQHVQGETCIPLKPQRIVTLDFNSFAALLALDTKPIATWITTEIEDDFPYFQGKAEGVEILRSSSGQINLEKLVLLNPDLIIVISHPGFAGIYKYASQIAPTVVLPWIETRGNWKQHIQDTARILNRRETSIQQINYYNQRVNQVKQRLSNNHRKIHVSFAFVAAGQLVITRQKSFAGGILHDIGILNPIFAESGDYDLPLSEELLPNIDSDILFIAPLRKDDYSVIKKLQQKPLWSKLKAVQQNQVYIVDFSVWRGLNMLAAYAMLDDLDKYIFNIT from the coding sequence ATGAAAATAATTTCACGCCGCTTTGTTGTCTTATTCTTATTAGGAATTTTGATATTTACTGCTATTTGGGTTAGTAGTAAAAGCTTTACCTATGAAGCGACAAACTCAATATCTCCACAACAAAACGCAAAATGTCGAGTGGTGCAACACGTCCAAGGAGAAACTTGTATTCCCCTCAAACCCCAACGAATTGTCACCTTAGATTTTAATAGTTTTGCTGCACTTTTAGCCTTAGATACCAAACCCATCGCCACTTGGATTACAACTGAAATAGAAGATGACTTTCCTTACTTTCAAGGAAAAGCAGAGGGAGTAGAAATATTACGTAGTTCAAGCGGTCAAATTAATTTAGAAAAACTTGTATTACTTAATCCCGATTTAATTATTGTGATTTCCCATCCAGGATTTGCAGGAATTTATAAATATGCTTCACAAATTGCACCTACAGTAGTTCTACCTTGGATAGAAACTAGAGGAAACTGGAAACAACACATTCAAGATACTGCCAGAATTTTAAACAGAAGAGAAACAAGTATTCAACAGATAAATTACTATAACCAACGTGTTAATCAAGTAAAACAGAGACTTAGTAATAATCATCGAAAAATTCACGTATCATTTGCTTTTGTCGCTGCGGGACAATTAGTTATTACTCGTCAAAAATCTTTTGCGGGTGGAATTTTGCATGATATTGGCATATTAAACCCTATATTTGCCGAATCTGGTGATTACGATTTACCTCTTTCGGAAGAACTCTTACCCAACATTGATAGCGATATCCTGTTTATTGCACCGCTACGCAAAGATGATTACTCTGTTATCAAAAAACTTCAGCAAAAGCCTTTATGGTCTAAACTCAAAGCTGTACAGCAAAATCAAGTTTACATAGTAGATTTTTCTGTTTGGCGGGGATTGAATATGCTTGCAGCTTATGCAATGCTCGATGATCTTGATAAATACATATTTAATATCACTTAA